A stretch of Pseudolysobacter antarcticus DNA encodes these proteins:
- the ilvB gene encoding biosynthetic-type acetolactate synthase large subunit: MSGADIVVQVLADEGVDVLFGYSGGAILPVYDAIFRYNHEHVDARGKDPMPLIVPANEQGAGFMAAGYARASGKVGVAVVTSGPGATNTVTPVRDSMADSIPLVVICGQVPTPAIGTDAFQEAPISNIMGACAKHVFLVTQAALLEATVRTAFELARTGRPGPIVIDIPKDVQNANLIFKGHGKLPIPGYRARLRTIENASLDTNACAEFFAALQLAKRPLIYAGGGVIAADATRALRDFAQEFAIPITTTLMGLGACDTTEPLALHMLGMHGTAYANYSVDDCDFVFALGARFDDRVAGVPEKFAAGAKFIAQIDIDPAEIGKVKRVHWHHLGDLANALDRLREYASARGFAPHADGRFSDWHAHIAALKRDHAMNYDRDSALIQPYAVIEAINAITQGRAIISTGVGQHQMWAAQYFDFREPRHWLTSGSMGTMGFGLPAAIGAQFARRDAIVIDIDGDASIRMNLGELETVTTYDLPIKVVVLNNCGDGMVRQWQKLFFKGRFAGSDKSLHKKDFVKAAQADGFIWAQRLDKPDDIARVIADFIAFEGPAFLEVMIDPDAGVYPMIGPGAAYAQMITGDFIASRKPPELAATNVSGMF, translated from the coding sequence ATGAGCGGCGCGGACATCGTCGTGCAAGTGCTCGCCGACGAAGGCGTGGATGTGCTGTTCGGTTATTCCGGCGGCGCGATCTTGCCGGTGTACGACGCGATCTTCCGCTACAACCACGAGCATGTGGATGCGCGCGGAAAAGATCCGATGCCGTTGATCGTGCCGGCCAACGAACAAGGCGCAGGATTCATGGCGGCGGGTTATGCACGGGCGTCGGGCAAGGTCGGTGTGGCCGTGGTCACGTCAGGTCCAGGCGCGACCAACACGGTGACACCCGTGCGCGATTCGATGGCCGATTCAATCCCGCTGGTGGTGATTTGCGGCCAGGTGCCGACGCCCGCGATCGGCACTGATGCATTTCAGGAAGCGCCGATCAGCAACATCATGGGCGCCTGCGCAAAACACGTGTTTCTCGTGACGCAGGCGGCACTGCTTGAAGCCACCGTGCGCACGGCGTTCGAGCTCGCGCGCACCGGTCGTCCCGGCCCGATCGTGATCGATATTCCGAAGGATGTGCAGAACGCCAACCTGATTTTTAAGGGTCACGGCAAGTTGCCGATTCCAGGTTATCGCGCACGCTTGCGCACGATCGAAAATGCGAGCCTCGATACCAACGCCTGCGCCGAATTTTTCGCCGCATTGCAACTCGCGAAACGTCCGCTGATCTATGCTGGCGGCGGCGTGATTGCCGCGGATGCGACGCGCGCGTTACGCGATTTTGCACAGGAGTTTGCGATTCCGATCACAACCACCCTGATGGGTCTCGGCGCATGCGATACGACCGAGCCGCTGGCATTGCACATGCTCGGCATGCACGGCACCGCCTACGCCAATTACAGCGTTGATGATTGCGATTTTGTATTCGCGCTCGGCGCGCGTTTCGATGATCGTGTTGCCGGCGTGCCGGAAAAATTTGCTGCCGGTGCAAAATTCATCGCCCAGATCGATATCGATCCGGCCGAGATCGGCAAAGTGAAAAGAGTGCACTGGCATCATCTCGGTGATCTTGCCAATGCCCTGGATCGATTGCGCGAATACGCGTCGGCGCGCGGATTTGCGCCGCACGCCGATGGCCGTTTCAGCGATTGGCATGCGCATATCGCTGCACTGAAACGCGATCACGCGATGAACTACGATCGCGACAGCGCGCTGATCCAACCGTATGCAGTCATCGAGGCGATCAATGCGATCACGCAGGGCCGCGCGATCATCAGCACCGGCGTCGGCCAGCATCAGATGTGGGCGGCGCAATATTTCGATTTTCGCGAGCCGCGGCATTGGCTTACGTCGGGCTCGATGGGCACGATGGGTTTTGGATTGCCGGCGGCGATCGGCGCGCAGTTCGCGCGGCGCGATGCGATCGTGATTGACATCGACGGCGACGCCAGCATCCGCATGAATCTCGGCGAGCTCGAAACTGTTACCACCTACGATTTGCCGATCAAGGTGGTCGTACTCAACAACTGCGGCGACGGCATGGTGCGGCAGTGGCAGAAACTTTTTTTCAAGGGCCGTTTCGCCGGTTCCGACAAAAGTCTGCACAAGAAGGATTTCGTCAAGGCGGCGCAGGCCGACGGATTTATCTGGGCGCAGCGTCTGGACAAACCCGACGACATCGCGCGCGTGATCGCCGATTTCATTGCATTCGAAGGGCCGGCGTTTCTCGAAGTGATGATCGATCCGGATGCCGGCGTGTATCCGATGATCGGCCCGGGCGCGGCTTATGCGCAGATGATTACCGGTGATTTCATCGCCTCGCGCAAGCCGCCGGAACTCGCCGCGACCAATGTCTCCGGCATGTTCTGA
- the ilvN gene encoding acetolactate synthase small subunit, protein MSSTLLSRSAHPAETEQQGWWPHRQGRHQTMRHIISLLLQNEAGALARVAGLFSARGYNIESLSVAATHEPQVSRLTLVIYGDEAVIDQIIKQSRKLIDVLDVVDLTSRAHLESELLIVKVEVMVGREDALDACLYRHHSFTIDETDRVRTLQFAGRGELVDAFLRELSGVSRLLELARSGTAAVECGKAILAGAG, encoded by the coding sequence ATGTCCTCCACCCTGCTATCACGTTCCGCCCACCCAGCCGAAACCGAGCAGCAAGGCTGGTGGCCCCATCGCCAAGGACGTCATCAGACCATGCGCCACATCATTTCCCTGCTGCTGCAAAACGAAGCGGGCGCACTTGCACGCGTCGCCGGATTATTCTCGGCGCGCGGCTACAACATCGAATCGCTCAGCGTCGCTGCCACGCACGAACCGCAGGTTTCCAGACTTACCTTGGTGATCTACGGCGACGAAGCGGTGATCGATCAAATCATCAAGCAATCACGCAAACTGATCGACGTGCTCGATGTGGTCGACCTCACGTCGCGCGCGCATCTCGAATCGGAATTGCTGATTGTAAAAGTCGAAGTCATGGTCGGCCGCGAAGACGCGCTCGACGCGTGCCTGTATCGCCACCACAGCTTCACCATCGATGAAACCGACCGCGTGCGCACCTTGCAGTTCGCCGGTCGCGGCGAACTCGTGGATGCGTTTCTGCGGGAACTCTCGGGCGTCTCGCGGCTGCTCGAACTCGCGCGCAGTGGCACCGCGGCGGTGGAATGCGGCAAGGCGATTCTGGCTGGCGCGGGCTGA
- a CDS encoding EamA family transporter, whose protein sequence is MSGTGGSDVVASSNGWFVWALLSAMFAAFTAIFAKIGLEGIDSDYATLIRTFVIIAVLGGFVYFTGKWSNPLALPPRTWLFLTLSGLATGASWVCYFRALKIGEASKVAPVDKLSLVLVAIFAFAFLGERPSLREWFGIAMVGAGVIVLGFKR, encoded by the coding sequence ATGTCGGGAACTGGCGGGAGTGACGTGGTGGCATCGAGCAACGGCTGGTTTGTCTGGGCATTACTCTCGGCGATGTTCGCCGCGTTCACCGCGATCTTCGCCAAGATCGGACTCGAAGGCATCGACTCCGATTACGCCACACTGATCCGCACGTTCGTGATCATCGCCGTGCTCGGCGGCTTTGTATATTTCACCGGCAAATGGAGCAACCCGCTCGCGCTGCCACCGCGAACATGGTTATTCCTGACCTTGTCGGGGCTCGCCACCGGCGCGTCGTGGGTGTGTTATTTCCGCGCGCTTAAAATCGGTGAAGCCTCGAAAGTTGCACCCGTCGATAAACTGAGTCTAGTGCTGGTCGCGATTTTTGCATTCGCCTTTCTCGGCGAGCGCCCGAGCCTGCGCGAATGGTTCGGCATTGCCATGGTCGGCGCTGGCGTGATCGTGCTCGGTTTCAAGCGCTGA
- a CDS encoding nuclear transport factor 2 family protein, producing MIASSDLSALPALLHPDALFRSPMAFKPYRSAQAVAMILGTVITIFKNFVYERQFISGDGMSVTLEFSAMVGDKQLKGVDLIRFDEHGKIVEFEVMIRPINATAALGEEMGKRLGALLPAFKTAP from the coding sequence ATGATCGCAAGCAGCGACTTGAGTGCGCTGCCAGCATTGCTGCATCCCGATGCGTTGTTCCGCTCGCCGATGGCGTTCAAGCCGTATCGCAGCGCGCAGGCAGTGGCGATGATCCTCGGCACCGTGATCACGATCTTCAAGAACTTCGTCTACGAGCGTCAATTCATCAGCGGCGATGGCATGAGCGTGACCTTGGAATTCAGCGCGATGGTCGGCGACAAACAACTCAAGGGTGTCGACCTGATCCGTTTCGACGAGCACGGCAAGATCGTCGAGTTCGAAGTGATGATCCGCCCGATCAATGCCACCGCGGCGCTCGGTGAGGAAATGGGCAAACGCCTTGGCGCATTGCTACCTGCGTTCAAGACTGCGCCTTGA
- a CDS encoding DUF4242 domain-containing protein, which yields MPKFVIEREIPGAGKLSAQELNAVSQKSCSVLQGMGQQIQWLQSYVTDDKLYCVYIAPNEEAVREHARQGGFPANRVSQVRSTIDPTTAE from the coding sequence ATGCCCAAGTTCGTCATCGAAAGAGAAATTCCCGGCGCCGGAAAACTTTCCGCGCAGGAACTGAATGCCGTCTCGCAAAAATCATGCAGCGTGCTGCAGGGCATGGGCCAGCAGATCCAGTGGCTGCAGAGTTACGTGACCGACGACAAGCTGTATTGCGTCTATATTGCGCCGAATGAGGAGGCGGTGCGTGAGCACGCTCGTCAAGGAGGATTTCCGGCGAACCGGGTTTCGCAGGTGCGCTCGACGATCGACCCGACCACGGCTGAGTGA
- a CDS encoding alpha/beta hydrolase, giving the protein MLIPLFIASALASATGTADLTIGQLTFSACELSRPKSSATTAALCAPFEVPENRDAPNGRKIALRLALIRAESGSPKSDIVVYLAGGPGQAATETYSGMAGALAPLNRTHHILLLDQRGTGGSHALKCAHADEEKDYDDEDENNAGVDHEIEQMQSELTDCLSKLDADPRFYTTSDAVRDLEDVREKLGKPQFDLVGVSYGTRMAQAYLRAHADGVRSVILDGVVPNEMIVGASFAGDLESALKLDFVNCNKSPECAKRFGDPYKTLYALRGKLRDSPSRVTIADPQTFQPIQRSVNESTLAGLVRLFAYSSETAALLPLSLDQAIHGNYAPLLGQSKLISGDLDVSITGGMELSVICAEDADLLKPTPEDADTILGNKVLEGIQAECKIWPHGTRPADFHTPLKSDKSILLLSGENDPVTPPANAELVLKNLPNGRHLIAKGQGHNVILRGCLPRLAAKFVDTLDAKKLDAACVDTLGPVPAFLDFNGAAP; this is encoded by the coding sequence ATGTTGATTCCGCTGTTTATCGCTTCCGCGCTCGCGAGCGCCACGGGTACTGCCGATCTCACCATCGGCCAACTCACCTTTTCCGCGTGCGAGCTGTCGCGGCCGAAGAGCAGCGCGACCACGGCGGCGTTGTGCGCGCCGTTCGAGGTCCCGGAAAATCGTGATGCTCCGAACGGCCGCAAGATCGCGTTGCGCCTCGCGCTGATCCGCGCCGAATCCGGTTCGCCGAAATCCGACATCGTCGTGTATCTGGCCGGCGGGCCGGGCCAGGCCGCGACCGAAACGTATTCAGGCATGGCCGGCGCGCTGGCGCCGCTGAATCGTACGCATCACATTCTGTTGCTCGACCAACGCGGCACTGGCGGTTCGCATGCATTGAAGTGTGCGCATGCCGATGAAGAGAAAGACTATGATGACGAGGATGAAAACAATGCTGGCGTCGATCACGAGATCGAACAGATGCAGAGCGAACTCACGGATTGCCTGAGCAAGCTCGATGCTGATCCGCGTTTTTACACTACCAGCGATGCAGTGCGCGATCTCGAAGACGTGCGCGAAAAACTCGGCAAACCGCAGTTCGATCTGGTCGGTGTGTCGTACGGCACACGCATGGCGCAAGCGTATTTGCGCGCGCATGCTGATGGCGTGCGCAGCGTGATTCTGGATGGCGTGGTGCCGAACGAGATGATTGTCGGCGCGAGTTTTGCGGGCGATCTCGAAAGCGCGCTCAAGCTCGATTTCGTCAACTGCAATAAATCACCCGAGTGCGCCAAACGCTTCGGCGATCCGTACAAAACCCTGTATGCATTGCGCGGCAAGCTGCGCGATTCACCATCCCGCGTGACGATTGCCGATCCGCAAACCTTCCAGCCGATCCAGCGCAGTGTCAACGAAAGTACGCTGGCCGGCCTCGTGCGGCTGTTCGCCTACAGCAGCGAAACGGCAGCGTTGCTGCCGCTGTCGCTGGATCAGGCCATCCACGGCAATTACGCGCCGCTGCTCGGCCAAAGCAAGCTCATCAGCGGCGATCTGGATGTGAGTATCACCGGCGGCATGGAGCTCAGCGTGATCTGCGCCGAGGATGCCGACCTGCTCAAGCCGACGCCCGAAGATGCCGATACGATACTCGGCAACAAGGTGCTCGAAGGCATCCAGGCCGAATGCAAGATCTGGCCTCACGGAACACGTCCGGCGGATTTCCATACGCCGCTGAAATCCGATAAATCGATACTGTTGTTGTCCGGCGAAAACGATCCGGTCACGCCGCCGGCGAATGCAGAACTGGTGTTGAAAAATCTGCCGAACGGACGTCATCTGATCGCCAAAGGTCAGGGCCATAACGTGATCTTGCGCGGCTGTCTGCCGCGGCTCGCGGCAAAATTCGTCGACACGCTGGATGCAAAAAAACTCGATGCGGCGTGTGTCGATACGCTTGGGCCGGTGCCGGCATTTCTCGATTTCAACGGAGCCGCGCCATGA
- a CDS encoding ATP-binding cassette domain-containing protein — translation MIEARDLHKAFGVVKAAEGVSFIARDGEITGLLGPNGAGKTTTLRMLYTLMRPDRGAVLIDGRNVADEAETVRRALGVLPDARGLYKRLTARENIEYFAQLHGLDAATTRARCDALIAALEMQDIAARRTEGFSQGQRVKTAIARALVHDPRNVILDEPTNGLDVMATRTMRGFLKQLRNEGRCVLFSSHIMQEVAALCDRIVVIAHGRVVAEGTPDELRANTGELNLEDAFVKIIGSEEGLHA, via the coding sequence ATGATCGAAGCCCGCGATCTGCACAAGGCATTCGGTGTGGTGAAAGCCGCCGAAGGCGTTTCGTTCATCGCGCGCGATGGCGAAATCACCGGCCTGCTCGGTCCGAACGGCGCCGGCAAAACCACCACGCTGCGCATGCTCTACACCTTGATGCGACCCGATCGCGGCGCGGTGCTAATCGATGGTCGCAACGTCGCCGACGAAGCGGAAACCGTGCGCCGCGCACTGGGCGTGTTGCCGGATGCGCGCGGCCTGTACAAGCGCCTGACCGCGCGCGAAAACATCGAATATTTCGCGCAGCTGCACGGCCTCGATGCGGCCACCACGCGTGCACGATGCGATGCGCTGATCGCCGCGCTCGAAATGCAGGATATCGCCGCGCGCCGCACCGAAGGTTTTTCGCAGGGGCAGCGCGTCAAGACTGCGATCGCGCGCGCACTCGTACACGATCCGCGCAACGTGATTCTCGATGAACCGACCAACGGCCTCGATGTGATGGCGACCCGCACGATGCGCGGTTTCCTCAAGCAGTTGCGCAACGAAGGACGCTGCGTTCTGTTTTCGAGTCACATCATGCAGGAGGTCGCCGCGTTGTGTGATCGCATCGTCGTGATCGCGCACGGCCGCGTGGTCGCCGAAGGCACGCCGGACGAATTGCGCGCGAACACCGGCGAACTCAATCTGGAAGATGCGTTCGTCAAGATCATCGGCTCGGAAGAAGGTCTGCACGCATGA
- a CDS encoding ABC transporter permease, which translates to MKFIHLKSPMLVVFFKEVLENIRDRRTMINALLIGPLLGPLLFIVLISALTDREVQKSEAPLEVSVIGAQYAPNLIESLRQQGLKIKPAVDDPEKKIHDQDEEVILRIPPDFAQSWNKGETSQVELLHDSSHRDSGTPVERLRRMLEGYAQRNATMRALARGLSLSVSTPLIVASRDLSTPQSRGGVIFAMLPYFLIMTLFYGGMYLAIDTTAGERERQSLEPLLVNPVARWKIMAGKLSATFVFAMAALCLSLLTFAFSGKLIPADTLGIQLHLGTYFIVLTLLVMAPLALLITALQTTIAAFAKSYREAQTFLSLLMMIPLIPTMMLAVLPVKPQLWMMSVPLLGQHLLIMKLVRGDIVTSNELGLCLGCGLIVALLACLVAALVYRSERLAISA; encoded by the coding sequence ATGAAATTCATCCATCTGAAATCGCCGATGCTCGTGGTGTTTTTCAAGGAAGTGCTGGAGAACATCCGCGACCGCCGCACCATGATCAACGCGCTGCTGATCGGCCCGTTGCTCGGCCCGCTGCTGTTCATCGTGCTGATCTCCGCGCTGACCGATCGCGAGGTGCAGAAGTCCGAAGCACCGCTGGAAGTTTCGGTGATCGGAGCGCAATACGCGCCGAACCTGATCGAATCGCTGCGCCAGCAGGGGCTGAAAATCAAACCCGCGGTAGATGATCCCGAGAAAAAAATTCACGACCAGGATGAAGAAGTGATCCTGCGTATTCCGCCGGATTTTGCGCAATCGTGGAACAAGGGCGAGACCAGCCAGGTCGAGCTGTTGCACGACAGTTCGCATCGCGATTCCGGCACGCCGGTGGAACGCCTGCGGCGCATGCTCGAAGGTTATGCGCAACGCAACGCCACCATGCGCGCGCTGGCGCGCGGCTTGAGCTTGAGCGTATCGACGCCGCTGATCGTGGCGAGCCGCGATCTGTCGACACCGCAGAGTCGCGGCGGTGTGATTTTTGCGATGCTGCCGTATTTCCTGATCATGACCCTGTTCTACGGCGGCATGTATCTGGCGATAGATACCACCGCCGGCGAACGCGAGCGCCAGTCGCTCGAACCTCTGCTGGTGAACCCGGTCGCGCGCTGGAAAATCATGGCCGGCAAACTTAGCGCCACGTTCGTATTTGCGATGGCCGCGTTGTGCCTGAGCTTGCTCACGTTCGCGTTCAGCGGCAAGCTGATTCCGGCCGATACGCTCGGTATTCAATTGCATCTCGGCACGTATTTCATCGTGCTCACGTTGCTCGTGATGGCGCCGCTGGCATTGCTGATCACCGCGCTGCAAACCACGATCGCCGCGTTCGCGAAAAGCTATCGCGAGGCACAAACGTTTCTCTCACTGTTGATGATGATCCCGCTGATCCCGACCATGATGCTGGCGGTGCTGCCCGTGAAACCGCAGCTATGGATGATGAGCGTACCGCTGCTCGGCCAGCATCTGCTGATCATGAAACTCGTGCGCGGCGACATCGTGACCAGCAACGAACTCGGCCTATGTCTCGGCTGCGGATTGATCGTCGCGTTGCTGGCGTGTCTGGTTGCCGCGCTGGTCTATCGCAGCGAGCGGCTGGCGATTTCGGCGTGA
- the hemF gene encoding oxygen-dependent coproporphyrinogen oxidase: MSHEKPAHTSPAPTHEAPTQARQVETFLRDFQDRLCAQLEAADGSAQFREDTWQRAEGGGGRTRILRDGAVFEQAGVGFSHVMGTTMPPSATAHRPELAGRAWTALGVSLVIHPLNPYVPTTHMNVRYFEARKDGAEPVWWFGGGFDLTPYYPFENDVRHWHSVAKNLCAPYGDDVYARYKKWCDEYFYLKHRAETRGVGGLFYDDLSEGGFERCFAFMRDVGQGFIDAYLPIVEKRKSILFSEREREFQLYRRGRYVEFNLVYDRGTLFGLQSGGRTESILMSLPPRVRYEYGYTPEPGSAEAKLADYLVPQDWV; this comes from the coding sequence ATGAGCCACGAAAAACCAGCACACACCAGCCCAGCTCCGACGCATGAAGCGCCGACTCAAGCGCGTCAGGTAGAAACTTTTCTGCGCGATTTTCAGGATCGCTTGTGCGCGCAGCTCGAAGCCGCCGATGGCAGCGCACAGTTCCGCGAGGATACCTGGCAGCGTGCCGAAGGCGGTGGCGGGCGCACGCGTATCCTGCGCGACGGTGCCGTGTTCGAGCAGGCCGGTGTCGGTTTTTCGCATGTGATGGGCACCACCATGCCGCCGTCCGCGACCGCGCATCGGCCCGAGCTGGCCGGACGCGCGTGGACCGCACTCGGCGTATCGCTGGTGATCCATCCGCTCAATCCGTACGTGCCGACCACGCATATGAACGTGCGTTATTTCGAGGCGCGCAAGGACGGTGCCGAACCGGTCTGGTGGTTCGGCGGTGGCTTCGATCTGACGCCGTATTATCCGTTTGAAAACGACGTGCGACATTGGCACAGCGTGGCCAAAAATCTGTGCGCGCCGTATGGCGACGATGTGTATGCGCGCTACAAAAAATGGTGCGACGAGTATTTTTATCTCAAGCATCGCGCCGAAACTCGCGGCGTCGGCGGTCTGTTCTACGATGATCTGAGCGAAGGCGGTTTCGAGCGTTGCTTCGCTTTCATGCGCGATGTCGGCCAGGGATTTATCGACGCCTATCTGCCGATTGTGGAAAAACGCAAAAGTATACTTTTCAGCGAGCGCGAGCGCGAGTTTCAACTCTATCGGCGCGGCCGTTATGTCGAGTTCAACCTGGTCTACGACCGCGGCACCTTGTTCGGACTGCAATCCGGCGGCCGCACCGAATCGATCCTCATGAGCCTGCCGCCGCGCGTGCGCTACGAATACGGCTACACGCCCGAACCCGGCAGCGCCGAAGCGAAGCTTGCCGACTATCTGGTTCCGCAGGATTGGGTTTAG
- a CDS encoding RNA polymerase sigma factor — protein sequence MNSFGRLCEEFPPAKMSGSAPLSPPRTSRSNIVRLSAVMPSPSNEPTQMLIVKVRQGDARARETLVSRFLDPLRKWAHGRLPAQARGLGDTEDLVQITVMRALTRIEQFRNEGKGSFLAYLRQILMNELRDEIRRGNRHPQSVDIDEDLVDKNLTSPVELVLGQDCLRRYESTLATLNRRQQSVVVMRIEFCMSYAEIAAAVGETADGVRMMIARAMVKLAAGLEEFDDNRSVVPCARKHG from the coding sequence ATGAATTCTTTCGGTCGTCTTTGCGAAGAGTTTCCTCCGGCGAAAATGTCCGGCTCGGCACCCCTGTCGCCGCCGCGAACATCGCGTTCGAATATCGTGCGCCTCTCCGCCGTTATGCCGTCGCCAAGCAATGAGCCGACGCAGATGCTGATCGTGAAAGTTCGCCAAGGCGATGCCCGCGCACGCGAGACGCTGGTGAGTCGCTTTCTGGATCCGCTGCGTAAATGGGCGCATGGCCGCTTGCCCGCACAAGCGCGCGGCCTCGGCGATACGGAAGATCTGGTGCAAATCACCGTGATGCGCGCGCTTACCCGCATCGAGCAGTTTCGCAATGAAGGCAAGGGCAGTTTTCTGGCGTATCTGCGACAAATCCTCATGAACGAATTGCGCGATGAAATCCGGCGCGGAAATCGCCACCCGCAATCCGTAGATATCGATGAGGATCTGGTCGACAAGAACCTGACCTCGCCGGTCGAACTGGTACTCGGACAGGATTGTCTGCGCCGCTACGAAAGCACGCTGGCAACCTTGAACCGGCGCCAGCAAAGTGTCGTCGTGATGCGCATCGAATTTTGCATGAGTTACGCCGAAATCGCTGCTGCCGTGGGCGAAACCGCCGATGGCGTACGCATGATGATCGCGCGGGCGATGGTCAAGCTCGCTGCGGGCCTCGAAGAATTCGACGACAACCGAAGTGTCGTACCGTGTGCCAGAAAACACGGTTGA
- a CDS encoding serine/threonine-protein kinase — MSASQHDLESIAATVADGHAVDWAELVGSDAAAHAGLRQLAKITEAFRSAKSKSDSAPPHATAFRFAGLDVIEKIGEGAQGEIWRAHDRLLDQYVALKLQKKHAGVLSSEFMQEARKLAKVNHPNVVRIFGAAVEDTRAGIWMEWVQGRSLKTLLDNNGPFCARDVIVIALQLCEALAAIHRQGFAHADLKPENVLREDSGRIVLLDFGAARDFQHVAKSTVAGTPIYVAPEILDGGDTTPASDIYALSMLMFHLLSGRFPDREYGIDNNTRTTERLDTDAETQQRPLRSSSGLCLRKIAPQVSKPLAALVARGLSVNATLRPQNAEYFATLLRPLRR; from the coding sequence ATGAGCGCCTCACAGCACGATCTCGAATCGATCGCCGCGACTGTCGCGGATGGCCACGCCGTCGACTGGGCAGAGCTGGTTGGCAGCGATGCCGCAGCGCACGCCGGCTTGCGTCAGCTCGCCAAAATTACCGAGGCATTTCGATCGGCAAAATCGAAATCGGATAGCGCTCCACCGCATGCGACCGCGTTTCGATTTGCCGGCCTCGATGTGATCGAAAAAATCGGCGAGGGCGCGCAGGGCGAGATCTGGCGTGCCCATGATCGGCTGCTCGATCAATACGTCGCGCTGAAGCTGCAGAAAAAACACGCCGGTGTTTTGTCCAGCGAGTTCATGCAGGAAGCGCGCAAGCTGGCGAAAGTGAATCACCCGAACGTGGTGAGGATTTTCGGCGCCGCTGTCGAAGACACGCGCGCTGGTATCTGGATGGAGTGGGTGCAAGGCAGATCGCTGAAGACGCTGCTCGACAACAACGGCCCGTTTTGCGCGAGAGATGTAATCGTGATCGCGCTGCAATTATGCGAAGCCTTGGCGGCAATTCATCGGCAAGGTTTTGCCCATGCCGACCTCAAGCCCGAGAACGTTCTACGCGAAGACAGCGGGCGTATCGTGCTACTGGATTTCGGCGCGGCTCGGGATTTTCAGCACGTCGCAAAATCGACCGTCGCGGGCACGCCGATCTATGTCGCACCCGAAATTCTCGATGGCGGCGACACCACGCCGGCCAGCGATATTTACGCTTTGTCGATGCTGATGTTTCATCTGTTGAGCGGGCGTTTTCCTGACCGCGAATATGGGATCGACAACAACACGCGCACCACCGAACGCCTCGACACAGATGCCGAAACGCAGCAGCGACCACTGCGCTCTAGCAGCGGTTTGTGCTTGCGCAAAATCGCACCGCAGGTTTCAAAACCCTTGGCCGCACTGGTAGCGCGCGGCCTATCGGTAAATGCCACGCTTCGCCCACAAAACGCAGAATATTTCGCCACCTTGTTGCGTCCTTTGCGACGTTAA